A single region of the Pararhodospirillum photometricum DSM 122 genome encodes:
- a CDS encoding hybrid sensor histidine kinase/response regulator, translating into MPSRPRRTRLATEIAAGYLLLGVLPLVMVVWAYFSASEQALEEEIRHNVAALADQKTARIEALALEHLRRVSLMAHHPAVQAALGETGPSLAPEALAHAAETFGAHDLLILDPRGRLVFSQAPPRHEALLRSVFERARTLLESDISDFAPGPEGAPPSAYVAAPVLSAGSLVGVVAMEIDASAVFDVLADTLSLGRTGETLAGGRITEGSIALFGPVRHERAAPVRLGEGDALAPLFERALRGERGVGAAVDDRGEPVLAAWRYLPSFRWGLVVKMDGTEALASVERLRVVGLWISGMAAVCSLIAATFLSRAITGPLKELGEATRALSRGQFDTPVTPAGSQEIADLAHAFNDMALELHTYHRGLERKVAERTRDLRDAKDRAEAATRAKTEFLAMMSHELRTPMNGILGMAELVRGRVLADPQALAWLNTIRQSGETLTVLLSDLLDMSRVDVGEVAFDQRPFAPREMAEALVALMQVPAAQKGLALRLDLPASLPEALLGDPARVRQILFNLLGNAIKFTETGEICLSVHQHPAAPGQVALAFAVSDTGPGIAPEARATLFQPFTQGDASIARRHGGAGLGLAIAKRLVDGMGGRLEVASRPGEGSTFTLVLSFAQTDARAGQPADPDTEVPDTPPLRVLMVEDEEVNRQVLAGLLTRAGHTVVVARHGPEALTLADGLPLDVALVDIRLPGMDGFEVARRLKELMAQHGQTYPLIAVTANLLREDREAYAAAGFQGVVGKPIDPHRLSQALSRAIQGQPLPETPLPPETEALLNEPLLRELEEALGLAELERLALLAEAALDAARQRLARALAERDAVAVADAAHRLAGSAGSNGMRATRALAKSLENTARENDWSRLRPLATALDTACPEGLAALKAWILTRQPK; encoded by the coding sequence ATGCCCTCCAGACCCCGCCGCACCCGGCTTGCCACGGAAATCGCCGCCGGCTACCTGCTGCTGGGCGTTTTGCCGCTGGTCATGGTCGTCTGGGCCTATTTCAGTGCGTCCGAACAAGCCCTTGAGGAGGAAATCCGCCACAACGTCGCCGCGTTGGCCGACCAGAAGACGGCCCGCATCGAGGCCCTGGCCTTGGAGCATCTGCGCCGGGTGTCTTTGATGGCCCATCATCCGGCGGTTCAGGCGGCTCTGGGCGAAACCGGGCCGAGCTTGGCCCCCGAGGCCCTGGCCCACGCCGCCGAGACCTTTGGCGCCCATGACCTCCTGATCCTCGATCCCCGGGGCCGCTTGGTCTTTTCCCAGGCCCCGCCGCGTCACGAAGCCTTATTGCGCAGCGTGTTCGAGCGGGCACGCACCTTGCTGGAAAGCGACATCTCCGACTTCGCGCCCGGTCCCGAGGGGGCGCCCCCCTCGGCCTATGTCGCCGCCCCGGTCTTGAGCGCCGGCAGCTTGGTGGGCGTGGTGGCGATGGAGATCGACGCCTCGGCGGTGTTCGATGTGCTGGCCGATACCTTGAGCCTGGGCCGCACCGGCGAAACCCTGGCTGGAGGCCGGATCACCGAGGGAAGCATCGCCCTGTTTGGCCCCGTGCGCCACGAACGCGCCGCCCCGGTGCGCCTGGGCGAGGGGGATGCCCTGGCCCCCTTGTTCGAGCGGGCCTTGCGTGGCGAGCGCGGCGTGGGTGCGGCGGTGGACGACCGGGGCGAGCCGGTGCTCGCGGCGTGGCGCTACTTGCCCAGCTTTCGCTGGGGGCTGGTGGTCAAGATGGATGGGACCGAGGCCCTGGCCAGCGTCGAACGGCTGCGCGTCGTGGGTCTGTGGATCTCTGGCATGGCCGCCGTGTGCAGCCTGATCGCCGCGACCTTCCTGTCCCGGGCCATCACGGGACCGCTTAAGGAACTAGGCGAGGCGACCCGGGCCTTGTCACGCGGCCAGTTCGACACCCCGGTGACCCCGGCCGGCAGCCAGGAAATCGCCGACCTAGCCCACGCCTTCAACGACATGGCCCTGGAGCTGCACACCTACCACCGGGGTCTGGAGCGCAAGGTGGCCGAACGCACCCGCGACCTGCGCGACGCCAAGGACCGGGCGGAGGCCGCAACCCGGGCCAAGACCGAGTTCCTGGCCATGATGAGCCACGAACTGCGCACCCCGATGAATGGCATCCTCGGCATGGCCGAACTGGTGCGCGGCCGGGTCCTGGCCGATCCCCAGGCCCTGGCCTGGCTCAACACCATTCGCCAGTCGGGCGAGACCCTGACCGTGCTGTTGAGCGACCTGCTTGATATGTCGCGCGTCGATGTCGGCGAGGTGGCCTTTGACCAGCGCCCGTTCGCCCCCCGGGAGATGGCCGAGGCCCTGGTGGCGCTGATGCAGGTTCCAGCGGCGCAAAAAGGCCTCGCTCTGCGCCTCGACCTCCCCGCCTCCTTGCCCGAGGCCCTCTTGGGCGACCCCGCCCGCGTGCGCCAGATCTTGTTCAACCTGCTGGGCAACGCCATCAAGTTTACCGAAACCGGGGAGATCTGCCTTAGCGTCCACCAACATCCCGCCGCCCCGGGTCAGGTTGCCCTCGCCTTTGCCGTGAGCGATACCGGCCCCGGCATCGCCCCCGAAGCCCGGGCTACCTTGTTTCAGCCCTTCACCCAGGGCGACGCCTCAATCGCGCGGCGCCACGGCGGGGCCGGCCTGGGCCTCGCCATCGCCAAGCGGCTGGTCGATGGCATGGGCGGTCGCCTGGAGGTGGCCAGCCGCCCGGGCGAAGGCAGCACCTTCACCTTGGTCCTGAGCTTCGCCCAGACCGACGCCCGCGCCGGCCAGCCGGCCGATCCCGACACCGAGGTCCCGGACACCCCGCCCCTACGGGTGCTGATGGTCGAGGACGAGGAAGTCAATCGTCAGGTGTTGGCCGGCCTTCTAACCCGGGCCGGCCACACGGTGGTGGTGGCTCGTCACGGTCCCGAGGCCCTGACCCTGGCCGACGGCCTTCCCCTCGACGTAGCCCTGGTGGACATCCGCCTGCCCGGCATGGATGGCTTCGAGGTAGCCCGCCGCCTCAAGGAGTTGATGGCCCAGCATGGCCAGACCTATCCCCTGATCGCCGTCACCGCCAACCTGCTGCGCGAGGACCGCGAGGCCTATGCCGCGGCCGGCTTCCAAGGCGTGGTCGGCAAGCCCATCGACCCCCATCGGCTGTCCCAGGCCCTGTCCCGGGCGATCCAGGGCCAGCCCTTGCCCGAAACCCCGCTGCCCCCCGAAACCGAAGCCCTGCTCAATGAGCCCCTGCTGCGCGAACTGGAGGAAGCCCTGGGACTGGCCGAACTAGAGCGCTTGGCCCTGCTGGCCGAAGCCGCGCTGGATGCCGCGCGCCAACGCTTGGCCCGCGCCCTGGCCGAGCGCGATGCCGTGGCCGTGGCCGATGCCGCCCATCGCCTAGCCGGCAGTGCCGGCTCCAACGGCATGCGCGCCACCCG
- the urtA gene encoding urea ABC transporter substrate-binding protein, whose product MPDPSERRRNFVGAVVLVLVSWITILGALPSWLPPQPRHRPIKVGILHSLTGTMAVSERLVADATLYAIEDLNQRGGVLGRKVEAVVVDGRSDWGVFATSAERLITQEKVSAVFGCWTSACRKTVKPIFERRDAVLFYPVQYEGLEQSPNIIYTGAAPNQQIIPAVKWTLDHLGRRLFLVGSDYVFPRTANKIIAAQTAALQGEVVGEAYAPLGSQDFTAIVAAIQAAQPDVIFNTINGDSNLGFFRALRAAGLTPERLPVMSFSLAESEVRALGPAMMAGDYAARNYFQSVDTPENRAFIAGIQRRFGPDTATSAPMEAAYFGVMLWARAVEEAGSAEFRDFRATIKGQSMAAPGGTVTIDPQTQHTWKTVRIGKIRPDGNFEILWDSQRPVRPVPFPSLLPRREGLAFLEALYLGWRGNWQAPPPPGP is encoded by the coding sequence GTGCCGGATCCGAGCGAACGCAGGCGCAATTTTGTGGGCGCGGTGGTGCTGGTGCTGGTGAGTTGGATCACCATCCTCGGGGCTCTCCCCTCCTGGCTGCCTCCCCAGCCCCGCCATCGCCCGATCAAGGTCGGAATCTTGCATTCGCTGACCGGCACCATGGCGGTTTCGGAGCGCTTGGTTGCCGATGCCACCTTATACGCCATCGAGGATCTCAACCAGCGCGGCGGCGTGCTCGGGCGCAAGGTGGAGGCGGTGGTGGTCGATGGCCGGTCGGACTGGGGCGTCTTTGCCACCAGCGCCGAGCGCCTGATCACTCAAGAAAAGGTCTCGGCGGTGTTCGGCTGCTGGACGTCAGCCTGTCGCAAGACGGTCAAGCCGATTTTTGAGCGGCGCGACGCGGTGTTGTTCTATCCGGTGCAGTACGAGGGCCTGGAGCAGTCGCCGAACATTATCTATACGGGAGCGGCTCCCAACCAGCAGATCATCCCGGCCGTCAAATGGACCCTTGACCACCTGGGCCGCCGCCTGTTCTTGGTGGGCTCGGACTATGTGTTTCCCCGCACCGCCAACAAGATCATCGCTGCCCAAACCGCCGCACTCCAAGGTGAGGTGGTGGGCGAGGCCTATGCGCCGCTAGGCAGCCAGGACTTTACGGCGATTGTCGCGGCCATCCAGGCGGCCCAGCCCGACGTGATCTTCAACACCATCAACGGGGATTCCAACCTAGGCTTCTTTCGCGCCTTGCGGGCCGCCGGCCTGACGCCCGAGCGCCTGCCGGTGATGAGCTTCTCCCTGGCCGAGTCCGAAGTCCGGGCCCTTGGTCCGGCCATGATGGCCGGCGACTATGCGGCGCGGAACTACTTTCAAAGCGTGGATACCCCGGAGAACCGCGCCTTCATCGCCGGGATTCAGCGACGCTTCGGCCCTGATACCGCGACCAGCGCGCCCATGGAGGCGGCCTATTTCGGGGTGATGCTGTGGGCGCGTGCCGTCGAGGAGGCGGGCTCGGCCGAGTTTCGCGACTTTCGCGCCACCATCAAGGGCCAGAGCATGGCCGCCCCGGGCGGCACGGTCACCATCGACCCCCAGACGCAACACACCTGGAAAACGGTGCGCATCGGCAAGATCCGCCCTGATGGCAATTTTGAGATTCTGTGGGATTCCCAGCGGCCGGTTCGGCCGGTGCCTTTTCCTTCCCTGCTGCCACGCCGCGAGGGGCTCGCCTTTCTGGAAGCGCTGTATCTGGGGTGGCGGGGCAACTGGCAAGCACCGCCGCCGCCCGGGCCTTAG
- a CDS encoding MFS transporter, translated as MTTPSASSPGPRRWLTACVLGGATLISLDGAIATLALPTLSHDFAVSEGATVWVINAYQLGTAACLLPAAGLAERIGAKRLYLLGLLIFTVASLACALAPSLPALVAARTVQGMGAACLATLGPALIRSFFPRERIAQGLALVAMVVAVSGAAGPSLGALILSVADWPWLFLVNLPIASLAFLVFWRLAPPSQAGQRPFDAVGAGLAALALGGLVTGVDALGREGLLLSLGLLGLALAAGVALVWQQRHRPDPLLPLDLLALPLFSLSVLTSIATYAAQILAYVALPFLFQSELGRSALATGALVTPWPVMVILAAPLAGRLSARLPAWILSSLGLSILALGLALLALLPPAPSDLDVVWRMALCGLGFGFFQTPNNATLMTAGPTRRAAAAGSMLAVARVSGWCLGSALVAVLLARGGSSAAPTCLGLAAALATLAALLSLSRRATK; from the coding sequence ATGACCACACCTTCCGCCTCCTCCCCCGGTCCACGCCGCTGGCTAACCGCCTGCGTTTTGGGCGGTGCGACCTTAATCAGCCTTGACGGCGCCATTGCCACCTTGGCCTTGCCCACCTTAAGCCACGACTTCGCGGTGAGCGAGGGGGCCACGGTGTGGGTGATCAACGCCTATCAACTGGGAACCGCCGCTTGCCTGCTGCCCGCCGCCGGGCTGGCCGAGCGCATCGGCGCCAAGCGCCTGTATCTCCTGGGCTTGCTGATTTTTACCGTGGCCTCGCTGGCCTGTGCCCTGGCGCCCAGCCTGCCGGCTCTGGTGGCGGCCCGCACCGTTCAGGGAATGGGCGCGGCTTGCCTCGCCACCTTGGGCCCGGCCCTCATCCGCTCGTTCTTCCCGCGCGAGCGCATCGCCCAGGGGCTGGCTCTGGTCGCTATGGTCGTGGCGGTCAGTGGCGCGGCCGGGCCGTCGCTGGGGGCGTTGATCTTGTCGGTGGCCGACTGGCCCTGGCTGTTTTTGGTCAACCTGCCCATCGCCAGCCTCGCCTTCCTGGTGTTTTGGCGGCTGGCGCCGCCGAGCCAAGCCGGTCAACGGCCGTTCGATGCGGTTGGCGCCGGGCTGGCGGCTCTCGCCCTGGGCGGACTCGTCACCGGAGTCGATGCCCTGGGCCGCGAAGGGCTGCTGCTCTCTCTCGGGCTGTTGGGACTGGCGCTTGCAGCCGGTGTTGCCCTGGTCTGGCAGCAACGCCACCGCCCCGACCCCTTGCTGCCTCTCGATCTTCTGGCCCTGCCGCTGTTTTCGTTGTCGGTCCTGACCTCGATCGCCACCTACGCGGCCCAGATCCTGGCCTATGTGGCGCTGCCCTTCTTGTTCCAGAGCGAACTGGGGCGCTCGGCGCTGGCCACCGGTGCCTTGGTCACGCCGTGGCCGGTGATGGTCATCCTGGCCGCGCCCTTGGCTGGCCGCCTTAGTGCCCGGTTGCCCGCCTGGATCCTCAGCAGTCTGGGCTTGAGCATCCTGGCACTCGGCCTAGCACTGCTCGCCCTATTGCCACCTGCGCCGTCCGACCTTGATGTGGTCTGGCGGATGGCCTTGTGCGGTCTGGGGTTTGGCTTTTTCCAAACCCCCAACAACGCCACTCTCATGACCGCTGGCCCCACCCGGCGCGCCGCCGCTGCCGGAAGCATGCTGGCCGTGGCCCGGGTGAGCGGCTGGTGCCTGGGGTCGGCCTTGGTGGCCGTGCTGTTGGCCCGCGGCGGGTCCAGCGCCGCGCCAACCTGCCTGGGACTGGCCGCCGCCTTAGCCACCCTGGCCGCCCTCCTCAGCCTCTCCCGCCGCGCCACCAAATAA
- a CDS encoding gamma carbonic anhydrase family protein produces the protein MSPLPPPLILPFKGVWPRVADDVFLAPGAVIVGDVEIGAGSSVWFGCVLRGDVNAIRVGERVNLQDGTIVHVTSGGWPTTIGNDVTVGHRAILHACTLESDSFVGMGATVMDEVVVESWAMVAAGALVTPGKRVGGGTLWAGSPAKERRLLSQEEKDGFRTSAARYAELAQGYRAG, from the coding sequence ATGAGCCCGCTGCCGCCTCCCCTGATCTTGCCCTTCAAGGGCGTCTGGCCGCGCGTCGCCGACGACGTGTTCCTGGCCCCCGGTGCCGTGATCGTCGGCGATGTCGAGATCGGCGCCGGCTCCAGCGTGTGGTTTGGCTGTGTGCTGCGCGGGGATGTCAACGCCATCCGGGTGGGGGAGCGGGTCAATCTCCAAGACGGCACCATCGTCCATGTCACCAGCGGCGGCTGGCCCACTACCATCGGCAACGACGTCACCGTGGGCCATCGCGCCATTTTGCACGCCTGCACCTTGGAGTCCGACAGCTTCGTCGGCATGGGGGCAACGGTGATGGACGAGGTGGTTGTGGAGTCCTGGGCCATGGTCGCCGCCGGGGCCCTGGTCACGCCGGGCAAGCGGGTCGGCGGCGGGACCTTGTGGGCCGGCAGCCCGGCCAAGGAGCGCCGCCTTCTTTCCCAGGAGGAGAAGGATGGGTTTCGCACCTCGGCGGCCCGGTATGCCGAGTTGGCGCAGGGGTATCGCGCCGGGTAG
- the argC gene encoding N-acetyl-gamma-glutamyl-phosphate reductase: protein MVERVRVAILGASGYTGAELVRLLSRHPRVTLAALTANRKAGQALAQVFPHLGGLDLPVLSSVEAVDWAGIDFVFCALPHGTTQALLRDLLDGPHGGRLRIADLSADFRLRDPEVYAQWYGHAHQAVDLQKEAVYGLTERNRTALKTARLVAVPGCYPTSAQLPLSPLLAAGLIETDPLIIDAKSGASGAGREAREGSLHCEVSEGVHAYGIGGTHRHTPEIEQELSLAAGRPVRVTFTPHLMPMNRGILSTIYVRLTEGTTVDALRDHLAATYAGEPFVRVVSASEAVHTRHVRGSNHVLIGVHADRSPGRAILVCAEDNLVKGASGQAIQDMNVMLGFEETLGLGQAPLFP, encoded by the coding sequence ATGGTCGAGCGGGTGAGAGTCGCCATTTTGGGCGCCAGCGGATACACGGGGGCTGAACTGGTCCGCCTGTTGTCGCGCCATCCGCGCGTGACGCTGGCGGCGCTGACCGCCAATCGCAAAGCGGGGCAGGCCTTGGCCCAGGTCTTTCCCCACCTGGGGGGCCTGGACCTGCCCGTCCTGAGCTCGGTCGAGGCGGTGGACTGGGCCGGCATTGATTTCGTCTTCTGCGCCCTGCCCCACGGCACCACCCAAGCCCTGCTGCGCGACCTGCTGGACGGTCCCCACGGCGGGCGGCTGCGCATTGCCGATCTGTCGGCCGATTTCCGGCTGCGTGACCCCGAGGTGTATGCCCAGTGGTACGGCCATGCCCATCAGGCAGTGGACCTGCAAAAGGAAGCCGTCTACGGCTTGACCGAACGCAACCGTACCGCCCTCAAGACGGCGCGGTTGGTGGCCGTACCCGGCTGCTACCCCACCAGCGCCCAGTTACCGCTGTCTCCCTTGCTGGCGGCGGGCCTGATCGAGACCGATCCCCTGATCATTGATGCCAAGTCGGGGGCGTCGGGCGCCGGGCGCGAGGCCCGGGAGGGCTCGTTGCATTGCGAGGTCTCGGAAGGCGTGCACGCCTACGGCATCGGCGGCACCCACCGCCACACCCCCGAGATCGAGCAGGAACTGTCGCTGGCGGCGGGACGGCCGGTGCGGGTGACCTTCACCCCCCACCTGATGCCCATGAATCGGGGGATCCTCAGCACCATCTACGTCCGCCTGACCGAGGGCACCACGGTGGACGCCCTGCGCGACCATCTGGCCGCCACCTATGCCGGCGAGCCCTTCGTCCGGGTGGTGTCGGCCAGCGAGGCGGTCCACACCCGGCATGTGCGCGGCTCCAATCACGTGCTGATCGGCGTGCATGCCGATCGCTCCCCGGGCCGCGCCATCTTGGTGTGTGCCGAGGACAATCTGGTCAAGGGCGCCTCGGGACAGGCTATCCAGGACATGAATGTCATGCTGGGCTTCGAGGAAACCCTGGGCCTGGGGCAAGCCCCCCTGTTTCCCTGA
- the addB gene encoding double-strand break repair protein AddB has protein sequence MKRTPLRAGGVWGGPPPQPSLSLDGLTLLNAPGQREEAMAIAVMLREALETEGRTAALVTPDRTLARRVAAALDRWEIAVDDSAGRPLSNTPVGAFLRLAAHACAEQLAPVALLALLQHPLAAAGEAPAVFRARVRRLDREVLRGPRPAPGFAGLYALLADQPPRIALSLRRGLERLEQLAHPFLDQLARDESTLAELLDAHLRFAEGLAAARIDGVVMPGPTRLWAGEAGEAAALALADLMDAAPSLGSLAPRHYPALFETLLAQTPVRPRFDRHPRLAIWGPLEARLQRPDLLILAGLNEGTWPAQSDTGPWMSRPMLQALGLPQPERAIGLAAHDLSQALHAPALVLSRAARVEGSPTVPSRWLTRLAAVAQAAGLGGAWAEAEARGAERLAWARHLEQPPGPPARTRQPAPCPQVKDRPRRLSVTRVETWMRDPYALYAEFVLRLRELDPLDADPSRADYGTLIHGVLEDFVRAWPRALPPDPEAELLRLGRARFGALMTRPGVRTFWWPRFQRIAAWVARRERERRPALAETLAEVQASLTLEGPEGPFVLTAKADRLERRRDGSLDIIDYKTGALPTLAEVDAGLSPQLPLEAALAQSGAFAGVGAAPVAGLSFWRLSGDAQGGTARPASKDPQAAAQTALAGLQALIRLFDDPATPYMARPHPDHAPRFNPYQHLARVREWAGGED, from the coding sequence GTGAAACGCACCCCCCTCAGGGCCGGAGGGGTCTGGGGAGGCCCGCCTCCCCAGCCTTCCCTCTCGCTCGACGGCCTGACCTTGCTCAACGCCCCGGGCCAGCGCGAGGAGGCCATGGCCATCGCCGTGATGCTGCGCGAGGCCCTGGAAACCGAGGGGCGCACGGCCGCCCTGGTCACGCCAGACCGCACCTTGGCGCGCCGGGTGGCCGCCGCCCTTGACCGCTGGGAGATCGCAGTGGACGACAGCGCCGGGCGCCCGCTGTCCAACACCCCGGTGGGCGCCTTCTTGCGGCTGGCCGCCCATGCCTGTGCCGAACAGTTGGCGCCGGTGGCCCTGCTGGCCTTGCTGCAACATCCCCTGGCGGCGGCGGGCGAGGCGCCGGCGGTGTTTCGCGCCCGGGTGCGCCGCCTGGACCGCGAGGTCCTGCGCGGCCCCCGGCCGGCCCCGGGCTTTGCCGGCCTTTATGCCCTGCTGGCCGACCAGCCGCCCCGCATTGCCCTCTCGCTGCGCCGGGGCCTGGAGCGCCTGGAACAGTTGGCCCATCCCTTTCTCGACCAACTGGCGCGGGACGAAAGCACCTTAGCCGAACTGCTGGACGCCCATCTGCGCTTTGCCGAGGGCTTGGCGGCGGCGCGCATCGACGGCGTTGTGATGCCGGGACCGACGCGGCTGTGGGCCGGCGAGGCCGGCGAGGCGGCAGCCCTGGCGCTGGCCGACCTGATGGACGCCGCGCCCTCCCTGGGATCCCTGGCGCCCCGGCATTACCCGGCCCTGTTCGAGACCTTGCTCGCCCAAACGCCGGTGCGTCCGCGCTTTGACCGCCATCCCCGGCTGGCCATCTGGGGCCCGCTGGAAGCGCGCCTGCAACGCCCCGATCTGCTGATCCTGGCCGGCCTCAACGAAGGCACGTGGCCGGCTCAAAGCGACACCGGCCCGTGGATGAGCCGGCCCATGCTCCAGGCCCTGGGCCTGCCCCAGCCCGAGCGCGCCATTGGCTTGGCCGCCCACGACCTCTCCCAGGCCCTGCACGCGCCCGCGTTGGTGCTCTCGCGCGCGGCCCGGGTCGAGGGCTCGCCCACCGTTCCCTCGCGCTGGCTGACCCGCCTCGCCGCCGTGGCCCAAGCCGCCGGCTTGGGCGGAGCCTGGGCCGAGGCTGAAGCCCGAGGCGCCGAGCGCTTGGCCTGGGCCCGCCATCTGGAGCAACCGCCGGGCCCCCCGGCTCGCACCCGCCAGCCCGCGCCCTGCCCGCAGGTCAAGGACCGACCCCGTCGCTTGTCGGTGACGCGGGTGGAAACCTGGATGCGCGACCCTTATGCCCTGTATGCCGAGTTCGTCTTGCGGCTGCGCGAACTGGATCCCCTGGACGCCGACCCCAGCCGAGCCGATTACGGCACCTTGATCCATGGCGTCTTGGAGGACTTCGTGCGGGCGTGGCCGCGCGCCTTACCCCCCGATCCCGAAGCCGAACTGCTGCGCCTGGGCCGGGCGCGCTTTGGCGCCTTGATGACCCGGCCCGGGGTCAGGACCTTCTGGTGGCCGCGGTTTCAGCGGATCGCCGCCTGGGTGGCCCGGCGCGAACGCGAGCGCCGCCCCGCGTTGGCCGAGACCCTGGCCGAGGTCCAGGCCAGCTTGACCCTGGAGGGACCAGAGGGCCCCTTTGTCCTCACGGCCAAGGCCGACCGCCTGGAGCGCCGGCGCGACGGATCCTTGGACATCATCGACTACAAGACCGGCGCGCTGCCCACCCTGGCCGAGGTGGACGCCGGTCTCTCGCCCCAATTACCCCTGGAGGCGGCCTTGGCGCAAAGCGGCGCCTTCGCCGGCGTGGGGGCGGCGCCGGTGGCCGGGCTGAGTTTCTGGCGCCTGAGCGGCGATGCCCAGGGCGGCACGGCGCGACCGGCCAGCAAGGACCCGCAGGCAGCGGCCCAAACCGCCCTGGCGGGGCTCCAGGCCTTGATCCGCCTGTTTGACGACCCCGCCACGCCCTACATGGCCCGGCCCCACCCCGACCACGCGCCGCGCTTTAACCCCTACCAGCATCTGGCGCGGGTGCGGGAATGGGCGGGCGGCGAAGACTAG